The proteins below are encoded in one region of Coffea arabica cultivar ET-39 chromosome 4c, Coffea Arabica ET-39 HiFi, whole genome shotgun sequence:
- the LOC113742412 gene encoding uncharacterized protein, with protein MENLLGCWFHQLLSFYISINAAILRNIFNPLIHFKWQPIFVPLLDSILSVYFRYCHLQPCTLDLDEQTTLHFWTPAHRKINKPNLVLVHGFGGNSKFQFLFQIGTLARSFNLYIPDLLFFGKSYTRNPDRTDAFQARCLGEGLRRLGVDRYSIYGISYGGYVAYRTAAMSSEAVDKVVILSSGIGMTEDQKEE; from the coding sequence ATGGAGAACTTATTGGGTTGCTGGTTTCACCAGCTCCTCTCCTTCTACATATCCATCAACGCGGCCATTCTTCGGAACATTTTTAACCCCCTCATCCACTTCAAATGGCAACCAATCTTCGTCCCCTTGCTCGATTCAATCTTATCCGTCTATTTTCGCTATTGCCATCTCCAACCCTGCACCCTGGACCTGGATGAGCAAACCACCCTGCACTTTTGGACCCCTGCTCACCGGAAAATCAACAAGCCCAATCTGGTTTTAGTCCACGGCTTCGGGGGCAACTCAAAGTTTCAGTTCCTATTCCAAATCGGCACACTGGCCCGGTCTTTCAACCTCTACATACCCGACCTCCTGTTCTTCGGGAAATCCTACACCCGCAACCCCGACCGGACGGACGCTTTCCAGGCGAGGTGCTTAGGTGAAGGCTTGAGAAGACTGGGTGTGGACAGGTACTCCATTTACGGGATCAGTTACGGGGGCTATGTGGCTTATCGGACGGCTGCCATGTCCTCTGAAGCCGTGGATAAAGTCGTTATACTGAGCAGCGGAATCGGGATGACGGAAGATCAAAAGGAGGAGTGA